CCGGGCAGCAAGAACAAACTAAGCAAGCGCAAGACCAGAGAGTATATGAAGAACCGGGATTTTGCCGAATTGGTCCAGCGGGGGGAGAAGGTCTGGCGTGGTCTGGGACACGATGCGTTGCCGGACACGTTCAGCCCGGTTTTTGTGGACTTCTACCGCGCAACCGGGTTCCTGCCCCAAGCGGTTGTAAACTACTTAGCTTTACTAGGCTGGTCGTTGGACGATAGGACCGAGCATTTCACGTTGGACGAGCTGGTGAAACAATTCTCACTCGAGCGGGTTATTCGTTCGCCCGCCAGTTTTGACCCCAACCGACTCATGGCTTTCGAGGTAAGGCATATGCTGGAGCTTCCCGTAGAAGAGAGGGTCAAGCTGGTACTGCCGTTCTTGGAAAGAGCAGGACTCGTCGGTGGGCAAAGTTCTCAGTCCGAGCTAAGGGAGAAGTTATACAGGATTGTGGAGGCAGCAGGAGACAGGATCAAGGTGGCGGGAGACATTCTTGATTATGCGGATTTCTTCGTGCCGGACGAGCAGTTGGTCTATGACGAGAGTGCGTTCAACAAGGCTCTGGCCAGACCAGAGCCGATCAGGTTGCTGGAACAGTTCCGAGCCAGGCTGGCGGTCCAGCAGCAGTTCGATGTCTGCTCCCTGGAGCGGCTGCTGCATGAGTTTGTTGCGGCAGAAGGTGTTAAGACTAGCCACATAATACATGCGCTGCGAGTTGCCTTGACTGGTAAAGCTGTCGGGTTTGGCATGTTTGAGACAATGGCGATTCTGGGCAGGGAGAGTTGCCTGGCGAGAATCGACCGGGCACTGAGCCGTGCCGGGTCGGGGACTGGATTGAAAAAGGAGAACCAAGGTGCCGGTTAGTGGCAAAAACTTCATCGAGGAAGCGATTGAGGAAGATCTGCGGACGGGCAGGTTTGACCGCGTGCAAACCCGGTTTCCGCCTGAGCCAAACGGCCGGTTGCACATCGGTCATGCCAAGGCGATAGGCATTGATTTCGGAATGGCGGAAAAGTACGGCGGCAAGTGCAACTTACGGTTTGACGATACGAACCCGACCAAGGAAGAGACCGAGTATGTCGAGGCGATCAAAGAGGATATCCGCTGGTTGGGGTATGACTGGGGAGATCGGGAGTACTATGCTTCGGACTACTTCGAGCAGCTCTATCAGTGGGCAGTGCAGCTCATTAGGGCAGGCAAGGCTTACGTCTGCGACCTTTCTGCAGATGAGATTCGGGAGTATCGCGGGACGCTGACTGAGCCGGGTCGGAACAGTCCATATCGTGACCGCACAGTGGAGGAGAATCTCGACCTGTTTGAACGGATGCGCAGAGGAGAGTTTCCGGATGGCTCTAGGACACTCCGGGCCAAGATAGATATGGCTGCTGCTAATTTGAACCTACGCGACCCGGTGATGTACCGCATAATGCACGCGCGTCATCATCGCACCGGTGACAAGTGGTGCATATACCCGACCTATGACTGGGCACACGGCCAGTCGGACTCAATTGAGAAAGTGACACATTCTTTGTGTTCTCTGGAGTTTGAGGACCACCGTCCGCTCTATGAGTGGTTCATCAGGGAGTTGGGCATATTCCCCTCTCGACAGATTGAGTTTGCCCGTTTGAACCTGACCTATACGGTCATGTCGAAGCGACGCCTGCTGGAGTTGGTAGCGGAAGGGCACGTAAGGGGATGGGACGACCCACGGATGCCGACTCTGGCCGGGCTGAGGCGTCGGGGCTATACGCCAGAAGCAATCAGGGAGTTCCTGCGTCGGGTAGGGGTGGCTAAGGCTGATACAGTGAGTGAAATTGAGCTACTGGAGCACTGTCTGCGCGAAGATCTGAATCGGCGGGCGTTGCGGAAGATGGCGGTGCTCCAGCCTCTGAAGTTGGTAATCGACAACTATCCCGAAGACCTGGTGGAAGAGTTCGACTGTGTCAACAACCCGGAAGACCCCAGCGCCGGGACGCGCAAGGTGCCGTTTTCTCGGGTGCTCTACATTGAACAGGATGACTTCCGCGAAGTACCGCCGCCGAAGTATTATCGTTTGGCAGTGGGACGCGAGGTGCGGTTGAGGTATGCCTATTTCGTGAAGTGCGAAAGTGTAATCAAGAACGAGCTGGGTCAGGTGACTGAGGTCCACTGTACCTACGACCCAGCAACCCGAGGTGGCGATGCGCCGGACGGTAGGAAGGTGAAGTCAACCCTGCACTGGGTGTCAGCCCGGCATGCCGTGGACGCCGAGGTACGGCTCTACGACCGGCTGTTCTCCAGACCGAACCCGGACGACGTGCCTGAGGGACAGGACTGGAAGGCGA
The genomic region above belongs to candidate division WOR-3 bacterium and contains:
- a CDS encoding glutamine--tRNA ligase/YqeY domain fusion protein encodes the protein MPVSGKNFIEEAIEEDLRTGRFDRVQTRFPPEPNGRLHIGHAKAIGIDFGMAEKYGGKCNLRFDDTNPTKEETEYVEAIKEDIRWLGYDWGDREYYASDYFEQLYQWAVQLIRAGKAYVCDLSADEIREYRGTLTEPGRNSPYRDRTVEENLDLFERMRRGEFPDGSRTLRAKIDMAAANLNLRDPVMYRIMHARHHRTGDKWCIYPTYDWAHGQSDSIEKVTHSLCSLEFEDHRPLYEWFIRELGIFPSRQIEFARLNLTYTVMSKRRLLELVAEGHVRGWDDPRMPTLAGLRRRGYTPEAIREFLRRVGVAKADTVSEIELLEHCLREDLNRRALRKMAVLQPLKLVIDNYPEDLVEEFDCVNNPEDPSAGTRKVPFSRVLYIEQDDFREVPPPKYYRLAVGREVRLRYAYFVKCESVIKNELGQVTEVHCTYDPATRGGDAPDGRKVKSTLHWVSARHAVDAEVRLYDRLFSRPNPDDVPEGQDWKANLRTDSLVILTGCKLEPSLADAAPGDRFQFERLGYFCCDPDTEKDNGKTPQRLVFNRTVTLRDEWAKIEKAMREQKRQGE
- the gltX gene encoding glutamate--tRNA ligase; its protein translation is MSEVRVRIAPSPTGALHVGLVRTALYNWLFARHHGGKFILRIDDTDVQRNMAEVLQPILDGLRWLGLDWDEGPEKGGPYAPYFQSQRTEHYRLAVERLLNTGHAYWDYATPEELEAERRQAIESKQGVFRYSRRWMAETPEERRRFEAMGRGPVVRLKMPGSGTLVVEDLVRGRVEFDWQREQDHVVQRQDGTFLYHLASVVDDAEMGITHIIRAEEHLSNTPRQIFILQALGKPLPKFAHLPYVAEPGSKNKLSKRKTREYMKNRDFAELVQRGEKVWRGLGHDALPDTFSPVFVDFYRATGFLPQAVVNYLALLGWSLDDRTEHFTLDELVKQFSLERVIRSPASFDPNRLMAFEVRHMLELPVEERVKLVLPFLERAGLVGGQSSQSELREKLYRIVEAAGDRIKVAGDILDYADFFVPDEQLVYDESAFNKALARPEPIRLLEQFRARLAVQQQFDVCSLERLLHEFVAAEGVKTSHIIHALRVALTGKAVGFGMFETMAILGRESCLARIDRALSRAGSGTGLKKENQGAG